The segment AGCAGTCATATGGTCTAAATCACGGAAGCCTGTTGGAATCCCCGTTACATCTCCTTCACGTGATTGGAGCTGTTCAATATTATCAAAAGTTTGAACTAAAACATCTTTTACATGCTTAAAGTCTCCAGCGTTTTTACGATTAGATACTTCAAGCATTTTCTTTTCCGCTTCAGCTAATAGGATTTCTACCTCGTCTTCCCGCGTATAGCCATCTTCTGCAATTTTCGTTGCAACGCGAATTAAACGACGTAATAATGCCTTCTCCTCAACGATTTTTGCATAATGTGCAATATTCGCGGCTGTTGGAACTGCACTTGCAAGCTCTGTTAAATAGCTAAGTCCGCCTACATCTTCAAGTTCCTTTTTTGCTGAAAGCTCTTCTGTTACAGTAACAACGTCTATCGCTTTTCCCTTATCGCTTAACGTCAGCATCGTCTGGAAAATCTTTTGATGTGCGATATGATAAAAATCATCTGCCATAACGATTTCGGATGCTGTGATAAGTGCTTGTGGTTCAAGGAATATCGCGCCAATTACCGATTGCTCGGCTTCATGATTATGTGGCGGAACGCGGTCCATCATGGATTCGTTCATAGTTGTCGCTCCTTATTCTTCAATTACATGTACTTTTAACGTAGCCTTTACATCTAAGTGTAATTTTACTGGAATGTTCGCAAAGCCTAATGAACGAATACCGTCATTGCACTCCATTTTACGTTTATCGACTTTAAAGCCATGTTTCTTTAATAGTGCATCCGCTACTTGTTTTGTTGATACAGAACCAAATAAACGGCCGCCTTCTCCAGACTTAGCTTTAATCTCTACTGTAATTGCTTCTAATTGTTCTTTTAAATCTTTTGCTGCTTGTAATTCAGCCGCTGCATTTTTTTCTTCTAAACGTTTTTGTCCTTGTAATTCACTCATTGCTTGGTTGTTTGCTTCTTTCGCATGACCGTTTTTAATTAAAAAGTTGCGTGCATACCCTTCTGCTACATCTTTAACTTCACCTTTTTTACCTCTACCTTTTACATCTTTTAAGAATACGACTTTCATTGTTCATTACTCCCTTCGACTATTTCATTAATTGCTTCAATTAAGTAATTTTTCACTTCACCAATTGAGTTTGCTTCCATTTGTGTTGCCGCGTTCGTTAAATGTCCTCCACCACCGAGCTTCTCCATAATGAGCTGGACATTGACTTCTCCAAGCGAACGGGCACTTATCCCAATGAGGCCATCACTACGATGGGCAATAACAAATGATGCCGAAACATCCTTCATCGTCAGTAAAATATCTGCAGTTTGTGCGATTAATACTGAATCATATGCTTTATTATCTTCTCCATTCGCAATGGCAATTCCTTTATGAGGGAATTGTACCGTTTGAATAATTTTTGAACGGGCAACATACGTATCTACATCTTCCTTTAAAAGACGTTGAATTAAGATTGTATCTGCTCCACGTGTCCGTAAATAGGAAGCAGCTTCAAATGTGCGGGCGCCCGTTCGTAATGTGAAGCTTTTCGTATCGACAATAATCCCTGACAATAATGCCGTTGCTTCGAGCATTGCTAATTTTTCTAGTTGTGGTTGGTATTCCAATAATTCCGTTACGAGCTCCGCAGTGGACGATGCATATGGCTCCATATAGACAAGCGTCGGATTTTCAATGAATTCTTCACCGCGACGATGATGGTCAATCACGACTACTTTGTCCGTTTTACTAAGTAATCGCTGATCCACTGCCATACTCGGTTTATGGGTATCAACAACAATGACTAGCGATTTCGACGTAATTTTAGATAGTGCTTCTTCTGGTGTAATGAAACAGTCATAGAAATCCGTCTTTTCTTTGATTTCATCCATCAGACGCCCTACACTGCCTCGCACTTCATCAAAGTTAACGACAACATAACCATCAATTTCATTCATTACTGCCATTTTGCGTACACCTACACAGGCGCCGATAGAATCCATATCCGGATGTTTATGTCCCATAACAAAGATCCTATCACTATCCTGAATTAAATCACGTAAAGCGTGTGAAATGACACGTGCACGTACTCTTGTGCGCTTTTCTACAGGGTTTGTTTTCCCTCCATAGAAACGTAACTTTCCATTTGGCTGTTTAATCGCTACTTGGTCGCCACCACGCCCCAAAACTAAATCGAGACTGGATTGTGCAAGTTGCCCTAACTCTACTAAAGAAGCTGAACCATTACCAACCCCAACACTTAATGTTAATGAAAGGTTTTTCTGCAACGTCTTTTCACGCATAACATCTAAAATTGAGAAGCGCTTTTGCTCTAATTCGCTTAAGATTGATTCATTTAAAACGGCGATGAATCGATCGGATGCAATTCGTTTTGCATAAATACCGTAATGCGCGGACCATTCATTAATAATAGAAGTAACCATCGTATTCGTTAAGCTGCGTGATTGATCATCCATACCCGATGTAATTTCATCATAATTATCAATGAATAAAATAGCTAACACCGTTTGGTCTGCAAAATATTGCGTTTCCATTTCTACTTGCTCTGTCACATCAAAGAAGTAAAGCAGCTTTTCTTCCTTCTTATAAAACACACGATATTTTCGATCGCGGATAGTAATCGTCATTTCACTCTTCTGTTCTTGATTGATTAACGTATATAAACTTTCTGATAAAGCAAACAAATCATGACCGATTAACGTATCCGTATCAAGCATTTTCAACATAAATGGATTCGCCCATTCAATAGCAAATTGGTCATTAATTAGTAAAATCCCAATCGGCATTTCTAAAAAGGCCTCTTCGCCAACCTTCTTCATTCGAAAAGAAAGCGATTCAATATGCTTTTCTGTTTCCATATACGTAATCGCTTCCACTTTCCAAGCATATACAATGAATACAGTAAAAATTAAAGTATAGGCAATACCAATCCATAAACTCCAACTTACCATAAGGATAGCTGTAACTATACCGAGTGCGGATAGTGCTATAAGTGGGTATCGAATTGGTCTTTGACGAATAGTCCCCATTTAAATCAGCTCCTCATTTTTGTTTCTTTGCCTGAATATACTCACGAATATTAAACCCTAGATCAATAATCCCAAGCAAGATGACAAATGAATACAGTGGTATAGCTACAATTGTGCTGAGAACTTTTAACATTCTCGGTAAACCAAATGTATCGATTGTAAAATGGATAACAGAAATCCCTTGTAACGTAAGTAATACCCATAAAATGAGCGATACATTGATCATAACTACATACAAGGATGTGCCAAGCTCTGGTTGAACAAATAAATTAATTGTCAATGTAATTAAGTAATACCATAAAACAGCTCTTGGTAATCGTAAATGACTGAAGCTCGAGAATTTTGGAACATCCACTTTAAAGCGTTTAACAATCGGTAAATTGATTGAAATGAAAATGAATGCAAATACAAATACTGCTAATGTAATCGAAGCGGGGATTGTCATTTCCACCACGCTAAACATTTCCGCCAAAGTTTCTTTTGAAATCGGTGCCTGACCTGTCATTTTTTCAACTAAGTCAAGTGACTCTTCATAACTTTTCCGCATTAATACAAGTGAATCATTAATAAAGTCAAACTCAAATAAACGTAGGGAAATCAAATATTGAATAGCAAATGTAATTAATAACACAATACTTGTAGAAATAAACATAAAGACTTTGCTTCTTTTATTATAAATGGCATCACCTATCGCCATCCCGGCAGCAGCAAAGATTAAAGAAGCTGGTAAAATAATTAAGCCACCAATAAAAAACGTAATAATGACGGCTATGAACGTAACTAATATTGATGATTTCCTATCATATGTCGCGCTATACCAAATGATCGGTAAAGGGGCAATAAGCATCGCAATAAAACCCGCTAAAGGCACATAAAAGATAATAGCCATTAACACGGTAAATAGTGCAATCATCATAGCTCCTTGTGCTAGCTTCCTTGACTGATTATTTTGCATGGAGAACCTTCCTTTATCTAAATCAATTACGCCTCGGCTAGCTTTTGTCCAGATTTTTTCCGAGCTTGAGGGCCACAGGACATGGGTTAATCAGCCGTTGTCACACGATGTGACGCTTTAAGGCTGACTTCCTCTTTAAAACTCCTTTAAAGATCTGTGACATTCCACCCGGGACAATTACTTGATTCAACCTGGATTTGAACCCTCATTAAATTAAGGGTATATCTGGAATTTATCCCGTACTTTATAGAAGTGAAGGACTTTTGCTGAATCAAGTTAAAAAACTTTTCTCACCATTCCATTGTACCATTTTTGGATGTGCAAACAAATATGCGTTACTGGAATGCCAAAGAATTTGCTTATATGGCTATATTTCTTTCATCGCTTCCTATTTATTTGACCAAATAAAAAAAACCGTTCAACTTTCTTTTTCAAGAAAGTCGAACGGTTTTGAATGTTTTAGCATTTGTAACGCCAAAGCAATTCTTATTTTTCTTCTGCAACGAATGGTAATAAAGCCATAATACGAGAAACTTTAATTGCAGATGTAAGTTTACGTTGGTATTTAGCTGAAGTACCTGTTACGCGACGTGGTAAAATTTTACCGCGCTCAGAGATGAATTTCTTTAAAAGATCTACATCTTTGTAGTCGATGTGCGTAATGTTATTCGAAGTGAAGTAGCAAACTTTACGGCGTTTGCGGCCTCCGCGACGTGGTGCCATTATGGGTGTCCTCCTTTAATTTTTAATTTATAGATGTTTGAACTCTTAGAACGGTAAGTCGTCCTCTGATACTTCAATCGGTCCTTTGCTATTCGCAAATGGATCTTCATCTACACGTGTATAATTTTGCTGATTTTGAGGTGGCTGTGGCTGTTGTTGATACGAACCATAAGAATCCTGCTGTGGTTGCGCGCCGCCATATTGAGCATTTGGTTGGCTATTATAAGACGGCTGGCCGCCTCCATAATTTTGTTGCCCACCATATTGCTGATTTGGCATACCTTGAGATGCGTTTGCTCCTCCGCGCGGCTCTAAGAACTGCACAGAATCTGCTACGACATCCGTCGTATAAACACGTTTACCATCTTGTCCTTCAAAGCTACCTGTTTGGATACGCCCTTCAACACCAATCAAACTTCCTTTTCTCATGAAGTTTGCTAAGTTCTCCGCTTGTTTTCTCCAAGCAATGCAACCAATAAAGTCCGCTTCTTTTTCACCAGATTGACTTGAAAATGTACGATTTACAGCAATAGTAAAACGTGCCATTGGAATGCCACTTGGTGTATATCGAAGCTCAGGATCTTTTGTTAGCCTTCCGACTAATACTACACGGTTAATCATCAGTTCAACCTCCTTTTTCAGCAGATAAGTTAAAATTATTTTGCGTCTTCACGAACAGCGATATGACGGATAATGTCTTCGCTAATGTTAGCTAAACGAATATATTCGTTGATTGCAACTGAATCAGCGTTTACTTTCACGATTTGGTAGAAACCTTCGCGTAAGTCGTTGATTTCATAAGCTAAGCGGCGTTTGCCCCAATCTTTTGCTTCAACGATTTCAGCACCATTTGAAGTTAAAATTTCGTTGAAACGCTCTACTAAAGCTTTCTTCGCATCTTCTTCAATGTTTGGGCGGATAATGTACATTAATTCGTACTTTCTCATTTGTATTTGCACCTCCTTATGGACTTGGGCTCTCCTAAAAATAGGGAGCAAGGAGTAAGTAAATTCTATTACTCACATCAATGAATTTTAGCATAATACATATTGACATTCAAGTAATATCTTTTTTTCCCCTACTATTATTTTTATTTTCAATCATTTTTATGACTTCATTTTAAGGCGTTAAAAAAACATGCTGACTTGCTGTACAGAAATTGCGCCATGAATAACTAAGTTCACTCGTTTCCAAAACTGCCTCCATACCGAAATATCTCATAAGTAATTGAAGCACATTCGTTATTTCATTGGATGCAGTTTGACAAAATTGAGAAAACTCCCGTAGTAATTGCTCATCTATTTGTAGTTGTGTGTGCTGTTGCCATAGTGTTTCTACTCGTGCATCAAACTCAACTTCAATTTCGTTAATAATTGTTTGTGCTCGTTGGATCTTTTCTGAGACGAGTTGATAGCGGCTATGCTCCACATTAAACTTCTCGTTAAGTGCCTGTTGCTGCTTCAATAAAACATTATGTGCCATCCCAATGACTAACGAAAAGAATGAACTTTCTGAAAACGTTAAAAATGGGAAGGTATGTACAGGAAGATTGTAGTTATTTTGAATTTGATCAAATTCAAATGTTTCTGTATCTTTAACAAATACCTCTTCAAGTTGAATTGTATGGCTTGCAGTTGCTTTTAACCCAATCGCTTGCCAATCCTGTTCAATCGTTACATCTGCACGTTTGACGCTACATGTCACCATTTCCCCATTTTCTTCATTTATTGTATTCATTGTAAAAGTAGTAGCATAATCTGCGCCACTGCAATAATGCCATCTTCCTGAAATAATATAGCCACCTTCTACTTTACGTGCTATACCATCTGGCTTACCGCTTCCTGAAATGACTGCATTTTCAGGTTCAAAATGCATTTCTCCTACATGCGCTTGAAATAATGGAAGAAACATATTTCCTCCAGAACCAATCGTCACAGCCCATCCAATATTGCCATCTAATTGGCCCATCTGACGGAAAATTTTTATACCGTCTATTAAGTTTTTCCCGAGTCCACCTAATGTATCCGGCACAAACACCTTTAATAGCTTTCGGTCATAAAGGGCTTCTAATATTTCTGTAGATATTGTCTTTGAAATTTCTAATTCATCTCTTTTTATTGCCACATCAAGCATCTCTATCTTCCTCTCCTTCTGTACGCTTACTTGGAATTTTATACTTTTCTCTCTACAAAAAAAGAGTTGTTCCCAAAATTTCTTTTTGGACAACTCTTTTTCTTAGATCAATTACGCCCCGGCGTAATTGCGTCCAGATTTTTTCGAGCTCGCTCGAAAAGCTTCCCTTAAAAATCTGTGACATCCGCCGGGGCTTAACTTGATTCTGCTGAATCAAGTTAAACGTTGAAACGGAATAATAGAACATCGCCGTCTTGGACAATGTACTCTTTACCTTCTGAACGAACTTTACCAGATTCTTTTGCTACTGCTTGTGAACCAGCTTCTACTAAATCATCAAAAGCAACTGTTTCAGCACGAATGAAGCCGCGCTCGAAGTCAGAGTGGATGACACCCGCACATTGTGGTGCTTTCATGCCTTTACGGAACGTCCACGCACGTACTTCTTGTACACCTGCAGTGAAATATGTTGCTAAGCCAAGTAAATCATAAGAAGAACGGATTAATTGGTCTAATCCTGATTCTTTAATGCCTAACTCTTCTAGGAACATTTCCTTTTCTTCATCTTCTAACTCAGAAATTTCTTCTTCTACTTTTGCACAAATCGTAATGACGTGAGCGCCTTCTTTTACTGCAAAATCACGTACCATTTGAACGTATTTATTGTTATCCGCATCAGCAACTTCATCTTCTGATACATTGGCTACGTAAAGCATTGGCTTAATCGTTAACAAATGTAAGCCTTTAATTACTTTAAATTCATCTTCAGAAAGTTCTACTGCACGTGCAGGTTGTTCATTTTCTAAAGTTTCTTTAATCTTTGCTAAAATCGGCTCTTCAATCAGTGCCTCTTTATCTTTTTGCTTTGCCATTTTTGAAACTTTTTGTAAACGTTTGTCTACTGATTCTAAATCGGCCAATATTAACTCTAAGTTGATTACTTCAATGTCATCGATTGGATTAACCGTTCCTGATACGTGCGTAATATTTTCGTCTTCAAAACAACGAACAACTTGGCAAATCGCATCTACATCACGAATATGTGATAAAAACTTATTCCCTAAGCCTTCTCCTTGAGATGCTCCTTTTACGATACCCGCGATATCTGTGAACTCAAAAGAAGTTGGAACTGTTTTCTTAGGTGTAACGAGTTCCGTTAACTTTTGTAAACGATAATCTGGAACTTCTACTACTCCAACGTTTGGATCGATTGTTGCGAATGGGTAGTTGGCAGCAAGTGCCCCCGCTTTTGTAATTGCATTGAATAATGTTGATTTTCCTACGTTTGGTAAACCAACAATACCAGCTGTTAATGCCATAAAAGACACAACCTTTCTATATTTAGTCCGTAAATTTCTACTTTTTTATAACCTTGTCTATTATATTGATTCCTCGTACAAAAGTCTATTTTACAATTTATTGTGCACTCTCTGAACGAAGTACCTTTTTTAATTTCTTATCAAATTCCCGACGTGGAATCATGACACTATGTCCACAACCTTCACATTTAATGCGAATATCCGCGCCCAAGCGAATAACTTTCCATTCATTTGTGCCACAAGGATGTTGTTTTTTCATCTCAACAATGTCATTTAATAAATATTGCTTTGCTTCCATTACTTATTTCCCTCCTTGAACTTTCTCATAGAACATCATTTTGGCACCGCAATAAATAACGGTATACTTACAAGCTCTCCATATTGCTATGGCAAAGTATCAAATAAGTTTGAATGACTTTTGGGGCTTTTTCAATACCTACCTCTAATGCAACTTGCATATCAATCATTGTTATAAATTATTAACTGAAAAGTTCCAATGTATGACGTGCCATTCTCTTAAATTAGTTGTTGTTGGAGATAAATATTCCCCCAAATTTTCCATCTCTTGTATAACAATCTTTCAAATTGAATATACTGCATACATATATCGTATCTTATAAGATTTCTCAGGTCAGCCACTATAAAATTAGGAAAGTGAGTTTATGCATTATGAAAAATTATGATTGTATTCCACAAAATTATTCCATTCATTATGAACAAACAAGTGCCGTTTGGGACCTAAGTGACGCCTTCTTAAAGCTTATCCCATTTGATCATGAAGCGCTCGTCTTTTGCTGTATTGGTACGGACCGTTCTACTGGCGATGCACTTGGACCGATTATTGGTAGCCAATTAAATAGTGCCTTTTCATTTCCATTCCGAATTGTTGGAACGTTGGAACAGCCATTACATGCTTTAAATTTAATCGAAAAACACGAACAATTGCACATTGAATTTCAAAATCCATTCATTGTTGCTATTGATGCTTGCCTAGGTGAATCAGATGCTATTGGTTCTATATTACTTCATCAAGGGCCTCTTTATCCTGGAAAGGCTGTAAAAAAACAATTACCTCCTATCGGGAACATTTCAGTGAAAGGTATTGTCAACGTTGGCGGCTTTATGGAAGCAACCGTATTACAAAACACACGGTTACATTTAACGTACTCAATGGGCGATAAAGTCGTGCGAGCCCTCATGCTTGCTTGGCAACGTCATTTACTGAAGGATAAAAACAATGGCAACCAAAATCGCAACTATTCCAATACTCGGAAGCAAATTGGCTACGCGGATTTTCGTTAACCCTGCTACATTCAAACCAATAGCTAAAATCATAATCCCACCGGTTGCCGTCATTTCTTTAATAAATAAATCAAGTGCTTCTTGAGGGACATATGTACTAATAACACCAGCAAATAAGGTAATTGCCCCCTGGTAAACAAAAACAGGAACAGCAGCAAGCAATACACCGATTCCTAATGTTGACGCTAAAATAATGGACGTAAATCCGTCAATAATACCCTTTGTAATTAAAACACTATGGTCATTTCGCAAACCACTATCTAACGCACCTATTATAGCCATTGAACCAATGACGAAAATTAAAGTTGCCGTTACAAACCCCTCTGCAATAGATCCTTGTGATGATCTCTTTCCAAAAAGAGACTCAACCTTTTGACCAAAGCGATTAAACTGTTTATCAAAGTTTAACCATTCACCAATCATTGTACCCAATACTAAACTGATGATCACTATAATAAAATTACTACTTTCAAACCCCATTTGAATACCTAGTACTGCCACTGCAAGACCAATAATCGACATAACCGTTTGTTTCATTGATTCAGGTATATTTTTAAACATACGTCCAAGTAATGCACCTATAATAATAAATAAAGCATTTAATAATGATCCCAGTAACATCATGGTTATTCCTCTTTCTGTGTAGCTTATTTATAATTTGCAATAGAAGACCTTCAATATTACTAATTT is part of the Solibacillus sp. FSL K6-1523 genome and harbors:
- the yyaC gene encoding spore protease YyaC, whose protein sequence is MKNYDCIPQNYSIHYEQTSAVWDLSDAFLKLIPFDHEALVFCCIGTDRSTGDALGPIIGSQLNSAFSFPFRIVGTLEQPLHALNLIEKHEQLHIEFQNPFIVAIDACLGESDAIGSILLHQGPLYPGKAVKKQLPPIGNISVKGIVNVGGFMEATVLQNTRLHLTYSMGDKVVRALMLAWQRHLLKDKNNGNQNRNYSNTRKQIGYADFR
- a CDS encoding YybS family protein — encoded protein: MQNNQSRKLAQGAMMIALFTVLMAIIFYVPLAGFIAMLIAPLPIIWYSATYDRKSSILVTFIAVIITFFIGGLIILPASLIFAAAGMAIGDAIYNKRSKVFMFISTSIVLLITFAIQYLISLRLFEFDFINDSLVLMRKSYEESLDLVEKMTGQAPISKETLAEMFSVVEMTIPASITLAVFVFAFIFISINLPIVKRFKVDVPKFSSFSHLRLPRAVLWYYLITLTINLFVQPELGTSLYVVMINVSLILWVLLTLQGISVIHFTIDTFGLPRMLKVLSTIVAIPLYSFVILLGIIDLGFNIREYIQAKKQK
- a CDS encoding DUF951 domain-containing protein, whose protein sequence is MEAKQYLLNDIVEMKKQHPCGTNEWKVIRLGADIRIKCEGCGHSVMIPRREFDKKLKKVLRSESAQ
- the ychF gene encoding redox-regulated ATPase YchF, producing MALTAGIVGLPNVGKSTLFNAITKAGALAANYPFATIDPNVGVVEVPDYRLQKLTELVTPKKTVPTSFEFTDIAGIVKGASQGEGLGNKFLSHIRDVDAICQVVRCFEDENITHVSGTVNPIDDIEVINLELILADLESVDKRLQKVSKMAKQKDKEALIEEPILAKIKETLENEQPARAVELSEDEFKVIKGLHLLTIKPMLYVANVSEDEVADADNNKYVQMVRDFAVKEGAHVITICAKVEEEISELEDEEKEMFLEELGIKESGLDQLIRSSYDLLGLATYFTAGVQEVRAWTFRKGMKAPQCAGVIHSDFERGFIRAETVAFDDLVEAGSQAVAKESGKVRSEGKEYIVQDGDVLLFRFNV
- the rpsR gene encoding 30S ribosomal protein S18, encoding MMAPRRGGRKRRKVCYFTSNNITHIDYKDVDLLKKFISERGKILPRRVTGTSAKYQRKLTSAIKVSRIMALLPFVAEEK
- the rpsF gene encoding 30S ribosomal protein S6 encodes the protein MRKYELMYIIRPNIEEDAKKALVERFNEILTSNGAEIVEAKDWGKRRLAYEINDLREGFYQIVKVNADSVAINEYIRLANISEDIIRHIAVREDAK
- the rplI gene encoding 50S ribosomal protein L9; translation: MKVVFLKDVKGRGKKGEVKDVAEGYARNFLIKNGHAKEANNQAMSELQGQKRLEEKNAAAELQAAKDLKEQLEAITVEIKAKSGEGGRLFGSVSTKQVADALLKKHGFKVDKRKMECNDGIRSLGFANIPVKLHLDVKATLKVHVIEE
- a CDS encoding DHH family phosphoesterase, with protein sequence MGTIRQRPIRYPLIALSALGIVTAILMVSWSLWIGIAYTLIFTVFIVYAWKVEAITYMETEKHIESLSFRMKKVGEEAFLEMPIGILLINDQFAIEWANPFMLKMLDTDTLIGHDLFALSESLYTLINQEQKSEMTITIRDRKYRVFYKKEEKLLYFFDVTEQVEMETQYFADQTVLAILFIDNYDEITSGMDDQSRSLTNTMVTSIINEWSAHYGIYAKRIASDRFIAVLNESILSELEQKRFSILDVMREKTLQKNLSLTLSVGVGNGSASLVELGQLAQSSLDLVLGRGGDQVAIKQPNGKLRFYGGKTNPVEKRTRVRARVISHALRDLIQDSDRIFVMGHKHPDMDSIGACVGVRKMAVMNEIDGYVVVNFDEVRGSVGRLMDEIKEKTDFYDCFITPEEALSKITSKSLVIVVDTHKPSMAVDQRLLSKTDKVVVIDHHRRGEEFIENPTLVYMEPYASSTAELVTELLEYQPQLEKLAMLEATALLSGIIVDTKSFTLRTGARTFEAASYLRTRGADTILIQRLLKEDVDTYVARSKIIQTVQFPHKGIAIANGEDNKAYDSVLIAQTADILLTMKDVSASFVIAHRSDGLIGISARSLGEVNVQLIMEKLGGGGHLTNAATQMEANSIGEVKNYLIEAINEIVEGSNEQ
- the ssb gene encoding single-stranded DNA-binding protein — translated: MINRVVLVGRLTKDPELRYTPSGIPMARFTIAVNRTFSSQSGEKEADFIGCIAWRKQAENLANFMRKGSLIGVEGRIQTGSFEGQDGKRVYTTDVVADSVQFLEPRGGANASQGMPNQQYGGQQNYGGGQPSYNSQPNAQYGGAQPQQDSYGSYQQQPQPPQNQQNYTRVDEDPFANSKGPIEVSEDDLPF
- a CDS encoding DUF554 domain-containing protein, encoding MMLLGSLLNALFIIIGALLGRMFKNIPESMKQTVMSIIGLAVAVLGIQMGFESSNFIIVIISLVLGTMIGEWLNFDKQFNRFGQKVESLFGKRSSQGSIAEGFVTATLIFVIGSMAIIGALDSGLRNDHSVLITKGIIDGFTSIILASTLGIGVLLAAVPVFVYQGAITLFAGVISTYVPQEALDLFIKEMTATGGIMILAIGLNVAGLTKIRVANLLPSIGIVAILVAIVFILQ
- a CDS encoding acyl-CoA dehydrogenase; the encoded protein is MLDVAIKRDELEISKTISTEILEALYDRKLLKVFVPDTLGGLGKNLIDGIKIFRQMGQLDGNIGWAVTIGSGGNMFLPLFQAHVGEMHFEPENAVISGSGKPDGIARKVEGGYIISGRWHYCSGADYATTFTMNTINEENGEMVTCSVKRADVTIEQDWQAIGLKATASHTIQLEEVFVKDTETFEFDQIQNNYNLPVHTFPFLTFSESSFFSLVIGMAHNVLLKQQQALNEKFNVEHSRYQLVSEKIQRAQTIINEIEVEFDARVETLWQQHTQLQIDEQLLREFSQFCQTASNEITNVLQLLMRYFGMEAVLETSELSYSWRNFCTASQHVFLTP